AACACTTCCCGATAAGCATTGTTACCCGACTCGTGTCTGCCGACAGCCACTGAGATATCAAAATGGTAGATAAGCCCTACCTCGCAATCCTGCCAGTCGATCTGGCCCTGGGTGGGCCTTGGCAGATCTTTTCCTTCGTCCGATACTCTTGTGATCCCTTCGCTATTGTTTTCCAGCTTATTTCCATAGGCAGGCAGGGCAGCACCAGTAGCCAGTCCGCCTGCTGTTAAAGCCGTTTTCTTCAGAAATTGTCTTCGTGATTCTTTGTTGTATTTCATAGCATATTGATTTAAGAGTTCTTAATACCTGAACCGACGGTTTGAAGCGTCAAGCACGCCCTCATAATCACCTTTGTCCCATGGCATGGCTGGATTGGGATCATAACCGGGTGCCGCATCTACCTTTGGCATCTTTTTGATCACCTTCATCAGTTCTTTCTTAGCTGCCCGGGCATCCTCGTGGTTGCTGTCGATCAGGTTGTTTTCCTCCCACGGGTCATTCTTCAGGTCGTACAGCTTAACCGGCTTACGCTTGGTATTGACCCACAGCTTCCAGCGTTTGTTGCGGATGACGCGATCATCGAACAAATCTGCAGGTACCACACGGTTATTCTGAAAAGAAGCAGGATGGCCTCCCTGAGAGCAGATCCACTCACGTGGTGAATCGGTGGTTTTACCCAAAAGCAGGGGTGCGATGGAATGGCCATCGACCTGCCATCGCTGGTTGGGCTTTGAACCAGCCAGTTCTGCAAAAGTTGGTAGAATGTCGGTAAAATCCGTCAGGGCAAGGGTAACCTTTCCCTGTGGCACCAATCCCGGACCGCTGACGATGAAAGGCATGGCTGTTCCGGCCTCACTGCGCTGAGCCTTTGCTCCGCGAACCTCACGGCCATCTCTTATGCCCGTTTGCCTATTCATCGTGCCATTGTCAGTGGTGAATATGATGATGGTTTCGTCGCGCAATCCTTCTTCCTCCAGGGCACTCATCAGTCGACCGACCATTTTGTCCATATAACGAACCATAGCCTTAAACTTGCCTTCTGTTCCACTGGCATCCGGTTCGTCGGGGGTTGTCACCAGCGGGCCATGGGTCAGGCACATTGGGTAATAAAGCAGCAGGGGCTTATCCTTATGCTCTATCATAAAATCAATGAGGAAATTGGTGTAGATATCCGGACCAAACTCATCGCGTGTCTGGCTCCGGGTACCATGAACCGTCCCTTCATGGATATAAGGATCCCAATACCGGTGGCTGCTTTTTTCGATGTTGCCACCTTCCCCACCGGTCCATACCGACCAGGCATCGAAGCCTGCCTCATACAAAGCCATAGGTTCGACCCGGAAATCATCTATCTGCCATTTACCTGCAATGGCTGTAGCATAGCCGGCATTACGGAGCAATCTGGCAAAAGAAGCATTGCGCTGAGGGTCAAAATGACAACCACTCCCCCAGCGAGGTACATCCCAGTGATTCGTCCAGCCATTGCGAAAGGGATATTGACCCGTTAACAGGGTGGCACGCGTTGGTGTACATTGGGGCATGCTGTAGGCATTCTCGAAACGCATGCCTGTCTGGGCCAACCGATCAATATTGGGCGTTTCAATCTTTTCAGCTCCATAGCAGG
This region of Bacteroidales bacterium genomic DNA includes:
- a CDS encoding twin-arginine translocation signal domain-containing protein, which encodes MKYNKESRRQFLKKTALTAGGLATGAALPAYGNKLENNSEGITRVSDEGKDLPRPTQGQIDWQDCEVGLIYHFDISVAVGRHESGNNAYREV
- a CDS encoding sulfatase-like hydrolase/transferase, whose translation is MKQKRNLKTVFLKAMTGFLCFLFTSSLMKGAEQDKPEKPNILFILVDDLGKEWISCYGAEKIETPNIDRLAQTGMRFENAYSMPQCTPTRATLLTGQYPFRNGWTNHWDVPRWGSGCHFDPQRNASFARLLRNAGYATAIAGKWQIDDFRVEPMALYEAGFDAWSVWTGGEGGNIEKSSHRYWDPYIHEGTVHGTRSQTRDEFGPDIYTNFLIDFMIEHKDKPLLLYYPMCLTHGPLVTTPDEPDASGTEGKFKAMVRYMDKMVGRLMSALEEEGLRDETIIIFTTDNGTMNRQTGIRDGREVRGAKAQRSEAGTAMPFIVSGPGLVPQGKVTLALTDFTDILPTFAELAGSKPNQRWQVDGHSIAPLLLGKTTDSPREWICSQGGHPASFQNNRVVPADLFDDRVIRNKRWKLWVNTKRKPVKLYDLKNDPWEENNLIDSNHEDARAAKKELMKVIKKMPKVDAAPGYDPNPAMPWDKGDYEGVLDASNRRFRY